From the Phragmitibacter flavus genome, the window CACCGATAAACACCGATAGCTTCCCAATATCTATCTGAGAAAATCTGTGTCCATCTGTGTCCACCTGTGGTTAAAAAGCAAGACTCCCTTCCCATTTCGCATTCCGACTTCCAAAATGCCCATTCATCCCAGCGCCCTAATTTCCGACGAAGCCCAGATTGACCCCACCGCCGATATCGGCCCCTACGTCATCATCGAAGGCCCCGTCCGCATCGCCGCAAATTGCCGCATCGCCGCCCACGCCCAGATCATTGGCGACACCCACCTCAGCGAAAACACCCTCATCGGTCGCGCCGCCATCATCGGCGAAAACCCCCAGGACATCGGCTTCGATCCCAACACCCCCAGCGGCGTCCGCATCGGCAAAAACAACACCATCCGCGAACACGTTACCATCCACCGCGGCTCCAAACCTGACAGTCATACCACCCTCGGCGACGGCAACTTCCTCATGGCCACCAGCCACCTCGGACACGACGTCATCCTCGGCGACAAAAACATCATCGCCAACGCCGTCCTCCTCGCCGGTCACGTCCAAGTCGGCAACGGCACCTTCATCGGCGGCGGCGCCGTGTTCCATCAATTCCTGCGCATCGGCGACGGCTGCGTCATCCAAGGCAACGGCAGCTTCAGCAAAGACATCCCCCACTTCTGCGCTGCTCAACGCATCAACCGCGTCACCGGCCTCAACGTCATTGGCCTCCGCCGCGCCGGCTTCAGTCCCGACGACCGAAAATCCCTAAAGGCCCTCTTCGATCTTATCTACCGTCAGGGCCACAACCTCACCCAAGCCCTCACCGCCGCCCGCCAACAAACCTGGCCCGAGCACGCCGAAAAATTCCTCCAGTTCCTCGAGGCCCACAGCAAAAAAGGCATCTGCCGCCTCAGTCAAGATTCCAGCGACGAAGAATAACTCTTCCTCCTGCTCCTACTCTTACTCCTACTCCCCTCGCCAACCATCGCCAACGCCGGTTGGCTCCGCGACACCTCGCGACATCTAGCAGAATCATCTCGTCCTCGTCCTCCTACTCGAACTCGTCCTCGATTTTCAGGAAACACCAGCAAGAGCCCTCCTCACCCCCCGTTCTACTCCCATGTCCGCTTCCAATCGCAGCCTCATCGCCCTCCTTCTCACCCTAGTCGCCGCCCCTCTCCTCGCCGCCGACTTCAAACTCGCCCCCTCATCCAACGGCCACCTCGACATCCTGCAGGACAACAAAATCGTCGCCCGCTACATGCACGGCTTCGACCCCGCAAAACTCACCGACACCTACAAACCTTATCTCCATATCTTCGATCCCGAAGGCGAAGCCCCCATCACCAAAGGCCCCGGCGGCGACTTCCCGCATCACCGCGCCATCTTCCTCGGCTGGAACAAAATCCTCGTCAATGGCAAAAGCTACGACCGCTGGCACATGAAAGGCGGCAATCAGATCCACCAGAAATTCACCGGCGAAAAAGCCTCAACTGACGGAGCCACCTTCACCTCCACCATCCAATGGGAAGGCGAACCCGGCGCCACCATCCTCGAAGAATCCCGCACCATCAGCGTGCTGCCTTCCACCGCCCCCTTCTACGCCACCGTCGACCTCACCTCCACCCTCATCGCCAAAGCAGGCGACACCGTCCTCGATGGCGACCCCGAACACGCCGGCCTCCAATACCGCCCCGCCCAGGAAGTCGACCGCAGCAAAACCTCCTACCTCTACCCCATCGAAAAAGCCAATCCCCAGAAAGACCTCGATTACCCCTGGTTCGCCCAGACCTACAGTTATCGCGGCAACGACTACACCGTCATCTATCTCAATCACCCCGAAAACCCCAAAGGCGCCCGCACCTCCGCCTATCGCGACTACGGCCGCTTCGGCACCTTCTACAAAACCGACATCAAGCACAACGAAACCGCCACCATCAAAGTTCGCTTCCACATTTCCCAAGGCCCGATGCCCAGCGCCGAAGCCATCCAAAACCTCTGGAACGCCTACACCGGCAAAAGCGAACCCACCCCAGCCACCACCCTCAAATCCGCCGCCGCCAAGAAATAGCGCGCATCCAAACCCGACCCAACCCAACCCGCGAGGCGCAAAACCTTTTTCCTCCCGCCATGCCCTCGGCCCAAGCAATCTTCAAGCGCCGCACGGTTCTCAAAGCAGGCTTGAGCTCACTGGCCCTAGTCAACCTCGGACGCCCCACTTCGTCTCGAGCCGTCAACCCGTCCGACAACATCGCCGAAGCGGCGCATCAGGAAATCTGGCGACGATTCATCGACTCACGATTCGACACCATGCTACACTACGCGGGCCTCAATGGCGAAGTCATCCTGCCCACCCGCGAAGAATGTCTGGCCGCCAAACCCAATGGCCTGAGCTGGTCGACCCCGATTGAAGACGGGCCATTCTTTGGTGGTTTGTATCTCGACGGCCTGTGCAATCGCTGGCGAGCCAAGCGCGACGAAGAATCCGCCAATAAGGCCCATCGCATCGCCACCGGGTTGATGAAACTCGCCTCGCTAAGTCCCACGCCCGGATTTGTGCCGCGCGGCATCGGTGCCGATGGCCAGTCCTGTTATCCCGCCAGTTCCGAAGACCAGGTGTTTCCCTGGTTCTACGGCCTGTGGTGTTACTGGCGCAGCGGACTGATGTCAGAAGCGGATCGCCCCAAACTGGTTGCCCTGTTGCGTGATACCGTGATCGCCCTTGAAAGTCATCAATGGCGTGTCCCTTGCATCCGTCCGGACTTTGGTTATCGCGGCACCTTCACCCGCGCCACGGCCCACGACGCCGCCCGCTTTTTGCTGCTGCTTCGCGCCATGCATGAAATGACCGGCGAGGTTCAATGGCTTGAACAATATCAATCGCGCATGATCGAGAAGATCGGCAAACAAGGTCAAACCCGTCTCCAAGTTTGCGCCAGCGGACTAGAATACGGTGGCCACAACGGCAGCGAAACCTATCTCTGGACGCACTCCATGTCGCAAGCCTCCCTGCGCGCCCTCGCCGATCTGGAAACCGATGCCGAAACACGCAACGCCTACACCACCGGCCTGCGAGTGTCCGCCGAACGTGCCGCCCCCCACCTCGAACGAGCCAGCAAGTATGACCCTTTGGCGCGATCCAACTTCGACATCGACTGGCGCTTTTTGAACGCCTCATGGAAACCCCAGAAAAACAGCGAAGAAGCCATCGCTCTGGGTCGCAGTCAGTTGCCCCTGTGGGCCAGTCACAACCCGCGCAGTCCCTACGAAGACGACACCGCGCGCGAACCCCTGTTTGCCGCCTGGATCATCGCACTGGCAGGCGAAAAAACGCACGACCAACCACCACTCGAGTCCATGCTCAAGCGCTACGATTGGTCAAGCATGCATACCGCCAGCATGTTCATCGTCATCAACCTCCAATTTGAGTCCCACCGCGGCACATCCCCAACCCAATAATCTCGACCCAGTTTTGGAGTGCGGGGCTCAGCACCGCTTTGGATGCTCCTCCAAAAAATCTGCTTGCTCCCAGCATGACCCAGCCGGTCGCTTCCTAACGTCGCATCGTCGTGCTCGCCTCCCGAAATGTCCGAAAGCTCAACATCGCGGCGGTCATGGAGGTGTTTATCCCGGTCAGTGGTCATTCGATGCATCATCCACTTTTTTCCACGCGGCGGAGTCCAGGCTTTGAACCAAAACAGGTTTTCTCACCAGCAATTCGAGTTTTTGAGCGAGATCGCCAACAATGCTAGCAACCATATCCATGGGCAGCGTTCCTTCAAAAATCACGGACAATCGTGAGCCTTCCTCCTTGTAGCGCACAACGACCCCCTGCACATCAATTCGAGTCCCATTAAAATCGTCACCTCGACGACTGTAATCATCCTCATCCCAATCGAAGGGTCCGTCTTCATCATGGACCTCACTCTCTTCCTCCTCTCTCACTTCCGGGAGGTCCCGATAAGGCACGGGCGGATGATACAGGTGGCGGATGATCTCCAGA encodes:
- a CDS encoding DUF6807 family protein, encoding MSASNRSLIALLLTLVAAPLLAADFKLAPSSNGHLDILQDNKIVARYMHGFDPAKLTDTYKPYLHIFDPEGEAPITKGPGGDFPHHRAIFLGWNKILVNGKSYDRWHMKGGNQIHQKFTGEKASTDGATFTSTIQWEGEPGATILEESRTISVLPSTAPFYATVDLTSTLIAKAGDTVLDGDPEHAGLQYRPAQEVDRSKTSYLYPIEKANPQKDLDYPWFAQTYSYRGNDYTVIYLNHPENPKGARTSAYRDYGRFGTFYKTDIKHNETATIKVRFHISQGPMPSAEAIQNLWNAYTGKSEPTPATTLKSAAAKK
- the lpxA gene encoding acyl-ACP--UDP-N-acetylglucosamine O-acyltransferase, translating into MPIHPSALISDEAQIDPTADIGPYVIIEGPVRIAANCRIAAHAQIIGDTHLSENTLIGRAAIIGENPQDIGFDPNTPSGVRIGKNNTIREHVTIHRGSKPDSHTTLGDGNFLMATSHLGHDVILGDKNIIANAVLLAGHVQVGNGTFIGGGAVFHQFLRIGDGCVIQGNGSFSKDIPHFCAAQRINRVTGLNVIGLRRAGFSPDDRKSLKALFDLIYRQGHNLTQALTAARQQTWPEHAEKFLQFLEAHSKKGICRLSQDSSDEE